TCGGTGCGCGACGAGGACCTGCTGCTCGATCCGGAGCTCGCGGCGCTCAGATTGCGCTACGATTTGTCGGAGCTCTTGCGCATCCGCCGCGAGTTCTAGCTCGAGCGGGTGGCTGCGGAACGCACACGGTTGCGGCCCTCGCGTTTGGCGGCGTACAGCATTTCGTCGGCTGCACGGAACAGCTGCTCGCCCTGCCACCCCTTGCGCAGTTGCGCGACGCCGATGGAGACCGTCACCGAGATCTCTTCCCGGTCCTGCGTAAAGCTGTGTTCCTCGACCATACGACGCAGCTCTTCACTGATGCGACCCGCACCGTCGGCTCCCGTCTCCGGCAGGACGGCGGCGAATTCTTCACCACCGTAACGACCCAAGACATCGTCCGGTCGTAAGCGGCCCTTGATCAACAGCGCCAGATCCCTGAGCACGGCGTCGCCCGCCAGATGGCCGTAGGTATCGTTGATCTCCTTGAAGTGATCGATATCGATCATCAGCAGCGACAGTTGCCGGCCGTGCCGGTGAGCTCGAGGTATCTCGCGTTCGAGGACCTCGGACAGAAAGCGCTTGTTGTGCACGGTGGTGAGACCGTCGGTGATCGTCATGCGGTAGATGGTTTCATGATACTGAGACTCTACATCGGAACCGCACAGATACTTGAAGATGGTGTTTCCGATCTTCACCTGATCGCCACGCTTCAACTCGA
The sequence above is a segment of the Pseudomonadota bacterium genome. Coding sequences within it:
- a CDS encoding GGDEF domain-containing protein — protein: MTESSDQDIKTRVTTLDELRFSQSKGDDWLVVIYSPKRRELGKRYLLRKGHTAIGREQDNDIVLENDSVSRRHCRIERDGETLVLLDLQSTNGTFVNDDTEPIARIELKRGDQVKIGNTIFKYLCGSDVESQYHETIYRMTITDGLTTVHNKRFLSEVLEREIPRAHRHGRQLSLLMIDIDHFKEINDTYGHLAGDAVLRDLALLIKGRLRPDDVLGRYGGEEFAAVLPETGADGAGRISEELRRMVEEHSFTQDREEISVTVSIGVAQLRKGWQGEQLFRAADEMLYAAKREGRNRVRSAATRSS